The window GTGTGGCAGAGCTCCAGGGTGAGCCCGCCACCGGCGGCCGCCCGCACGATGGGCGCCATCTTCATGAAGTTGGGGCGCGCGCCGACGACGCCGAGGACCTTCATGCGCCCGCCTTCCCGCCGCGGCCAAAGCTGGCGTAGGCGAGGCCGGCCTCGGCCATCAGCGCGGGCGTGAAGATGTTGCGGCAATCGACCACGAGCTTGCGCTTGAGGAGCTGCGCCACGCGCTCCAGGTCCAGGACGCGAAACTCGTTCCACTCGGTCACGATGACGAGCGCGTCGGCGCCCTCCAGGCACTCGTAGGTGCCGGCGGCCAGCTCGAGGTCGGGCAGCGCGCGCTTGGCGTTCTCGCCGGCCACGGGATCGAAGGCGCGCACGCGGGCGCCCTTCGCGCGCAGCAGGGCAATGATCTTGAGCGCGGCGGCCTCGCGCACGTCGTCCGTGTTCGGCTTGAAGCTGAGGCCGAGGATGGCCACCTGCATGCCCTTCAGCTTCGCCTCGCCACCGGCGAGCGCCGCCAGCTTCGCCACGGCCCGCAGG of the bacterium genome contains:
- a CDS encoding UDP-glucose/GDP-mannose dehydrogenase family protein; this translates as GADVQVVARGMGLDQRIGAKFLHAGAGFGGSCFPKDTKALLTMGKQHGAPMGLVAASIAANERQPLRAVAKLAALAGGEAKLKGMQVAILGLSFKPNTDDVREAAALKIIALLRAKGARVRAFDPVAGENAKRALPDLELAAGTYECLEGADALVIVTEWNEFRVLDLERVAQLLKRKLVVDCRNIFTPALMAEAGLAYASFGRGGKAGA